In Phaseolus vulgaris cultivar G19833 chromosome 3, P. vulgaris v2.0, whole genome shotgun sequence, the sequence caatcggttgttttatcgaaacaatcggttgtttttatcaagagtttataaaaacaacttaaaaacagaatttaaagagttaagggtaagagataagcacgcaagcaatttatactggttcactcttacaccaagagctacatccagtccccagaaaccactgggtattccactatgcaatcaaaaccagattacaaacaccacacaccaaagtagtgaccttgaacccctcaagaaatacactacctttggcagaccacaccaagaatgttgatcttgaacacctcaagaacacacaacattccttggcaacacaactacagaaatacagtaatcaaggaagaagggaatagaatacacctgggtattaaaaatcttaaagttcagaattacaatccaatcctattccacacacttaagaatgatccaaagctctttcaaatcttggaaaaactgttttgataaagtCTTTTTGTTacttcaagattaggagcgtaaaaccacctttatatagacccaccaagtggtcaaaagcatttaataaaggagccaagttagttaggatcatttaaaacatattaaaaccgcttaacagaattatgttaaggtttgcaggaaaacaattggttgttttgttgacacaatcgattgttttggtttgacagcaaagtcaaccaagtttttcaaaaactgttaaggtaaaacaacctgttgttttgaaaaGCAACCTATTGaaattttgacagctttttagaaaagacatcttttcaaaaggttaaagattcaaatgaacttggatctacttaaggagtgaattaacaagtttcaaacaactagacaacacacacacacccagcagcaaggtcttcaagctttcctcttgaatttggagacatcaaagcatcttgttcaacaacatGGAAAAGAACACCTTTGTCAAAACTTCCAGACCAAAGATCTTGacaaactcagatatttcttggggattgaggtaaCACAATCCAATATTGGTATTGTTATCTCTAaagaaaatatgcattggatattttggaggaaattgggttgacgaatttgaaatttgttgatagtcccatggatcccaatgtcaagcttctacccaatcagggggagcctctttcagatcctgagaagtacatGAGAtcctttgcagtcagtgtggtgagtcaatttcttaattctccatgtgaagatcattggaatgcagtcattTGTATactgaagtacattaaaggctctcctggaaaaggtttgttatatggtcataataaccatactaaagtggttttttattcaaaatgttGATTGGGCAGGATCTCTATCTAATAGAAGATCAACTTTcggttattgtgtctccattggtgataacttgatctcttggaagagcaagaaacaaagtgttgtggcgATATCTAgtgcaaaaacaaaatatagagctatggcctcAGCTACTTGTGAGCTTGTTTTGTttaaacagttacttaaagaattgcaatttggagaggtcactcaaatgacacttatatgtgataattaggttgctcttcatattagctaaaatccagtttttcatgaaaggaccaaacatattgagattgattgtcatttcattcgagaaaagattatatcgggagatatcaagactgagtttgttaattcaaataatcaattaacatatatttttactaaatcCTTACGAGGGCCTCAgattgattatatttgtaacaagctaggtacatatgatctatacgcaccagcttgagggggagtgttagatattattagatataattagatattatgagatattataaatattactaGATATctttatttatgtaatgggcttagcccatatgtttcatTTCCTATagaaacataaccctatgtattcaatatacacaagggatttaccctattctttcttttccttttaataattttaaagcattaattatattaaaaacttatgAGTTTTGTCTCTTGcgggattccttggaatcccaAGGTAATTTTGTTTCGGAAGGTCGTCGCGATATCCTGGTTGGTGCtattggacgacctgagcactGTTGTCGTGTTCAtgcagctggacaaggggttggaattaaactatattttggaatTTCACAACGACACTCATCCTCCTTCCCCCAAGAGACCAAAGCATAAATGATGACTAAGATAcatgaagaattaatggaggagatgagaaaggagacttaACGGATGCGGCTAGAgttgcgacaagagtttctatcgcaacaagtttgtgtTGAGCCGAttcaaccccttgttagtcccgatcctaagagcacaaaggggagttttGCATCTCCTACGACATGAGGGGAGGATATCATTGGTCAGACGAGGcaatgtgagctactggtagcggGCGGCATGCTTCCTCAGGTGGTGGTCATTGGTAAACTCTATGAAGAgaccaccaccttacataacgttcctctctcccctaaTGTGGcaaaggtaacagttgaaagaGTACGAGTACCtaatgctcg encodes:
- the LOC137839420 gene encoding secreted RxLR effector protein 161-like; this encodes MDPNVKLLPNQGEPLSDPEKYMRSFAVSVVSQFLNSPCEDHWNAVICILKYIKGSPGKGSLSNRRSTFGYCVSIGDNLISWKSKKQSVVAISSAKTKYRAMASATCELVLFKQLLKELQFGEVTQMTLICDN